A genomic region of Janthinobacterium lividum contains the following coding sequences:
- the leuD gene encoding 3-isopropylmalate dehydratase small subunit, whose amino-acid sequence MDKFTIYEGLVAPLDRANVDTDAIIPKQFLKSIHRSGFGPNLFDEWRYLDHGEPGQDNSRRPLNPEFVLNEPRYQGASILLTRKNFGCGSSREHAPWALDQYGFRAIIAPSFADIFFNNCYKNGLLPIVLSESQVEHLFNEVKAFPGFKLVVDLEQQCVRTSNGSVSYPFEIDAFRKYCLMNGLDDIGLTLRHADDIRVFEERHLSAQPWLANVI is encoded by the coding sequence ATGGATAAATTTACGATTTACGAAGGCCTGGTCGCCCCGCTGGACCGCGCCAACGTCGACACCGACGCGATTATCCCGAAGCAATTCCTGAAATCGATCCACCGCAGCGGCTTCGGCCCCAACCTGTTCGATGAATGGCGCTACCTCGACCATGGCGAGCCTGGGCAGGACAACAGCCGCCGTCCGCTGAATCCGGAGTTCGTGCTCAATGAGCCACGCTACCAGGGCGCTTCGATCTTGCTTACGCGCAAGAACTTCGGTTGCGGCTCCTCGCGCGAACACGCGCCGTGGGCGCTGGATCAATATGGCTTCCGCGCCATCATCGCGCCCTCGTTTGCCGACATTTTCTTCAATAACTGCTACAAGAACGGCTTGCTGCCCATCGTGCTGTCGGAAAGCCAGGTCGAGCACCTGTTCAATGAAGTCAAGGCTTTCCCCGGCTTCAAGCTGGTGGTGGACCTGGAGCAGCAATGCGTGCGCACCAGCAATGGTTCCGTCTCGTATCCGTTCGAGATCGACGCCTTCCGCAAATATTGCCTGATGAATGGCCTCGACGATATCGGCCTGACCCTGCGCCACGCCGACGATATCCGCGTCTTCGAAGAACGCCATCTTTCTGCTCAGCCCTGGCTGGCCAACGTCATTTAA
- the leuC gene encoding 3-isopropylmalate dehydratase large subunit, whose amino-acid sequence MMKTLYDKLWESHVVRAEDDGTTILYIDRHLLHEVTSPQAFDGLSVAGRQPWRISANLAVADHNVPTTSRVDGIADPVSRLQVETLDKNAKYYGLTYFNMNDKRQGIVHVIGPEQGATLPGMTVVCGDSHTSTHGAFGALAHGIGTSEVEHVLATQTLLQKKSKSMLVQVDGALPAGVTAKDIVLAIIGKIGTAGGTGYCIEFGGSAIRALSMEGRMTVCNMAIEAGARAGIIGVDDTTINYVKGRPFSPAGPHWERAVAYWRTLHSDPGARFDLVVTLNAADIVPQVTWGTSPEMVIGVDGRVPDPDLEKDSVKRDAMEKALVYMNLKPNTAIEDIRIDKVFIGSCTNSRIEDLRAAAAVVRGKYRASNVTLALVVPGSGLVKDLAEREGLDRIFKDAGFEWREPGCSMCLAMNADRLEPGERCASTSNRNFEGRQGQGGRTHLVSPAMAAAAGIAGHFVDVRGLR is encoded by the coding sequence ACGACAAACTTTGGGAATCCCACGTTGTTCGGGCCGAAGATGATGGCACGACAATTCTGTACATCGACCGGCACCTGCTGCACGAAGTCACCAGCCCGCAAGCCTTCGATGGCCTCAGCGTGGCGGGCCGCCAGCCGTGGCGCATTTCCGCCAACCTGGCCGTGGCCGACCATAACGTGCCCACCACCAGCCGCGTCGACGGCATTGCCGACCCGGTCTCGCGCCTGCAGGTGGAAACGCTGGACAAGAACGCCAAGTACTATGGCTTGACCTACTTCAACATGAACGACAAGCGCCAGGGTATCGTGCACGTGATCGGCCCCGAACAGGGCGCGACCCTGCCCGGCATGACGGTCGTCTGCGGCGACTCGCACACGTCCACGCACGGCGCCTTCGGCGCGCTGGCGCACGGCATCGGCACGTCCGAAGTGGAACACGTGCTGGCCACGCAAACCTTGCTGCAAAAGAAATCCAAATCCATGCTGGTGCAGGTCGACGGCGCCTTGCCGGCCGGCGTGACGGCCAAGGATATCGTGCTGGCCATCATCGGCAAGATCGGCACGGCCGGCGGCACGGGCTACTGTATCGAGTTCGGCGGCTCGGCCATCCGCGCGTTGTCGATGGAAGGCCGCATGACGGTGTGCAACATGGCCATCGAGGCGGGCGCACGGGCCGGCATCATCGGCGTGGATGACACCACCATCAATTACGTCAAGGGCCGTCCGTTTTCCCCGGCAGGTCCGCACTGGGAGCGCGCCGTGGCCTATTGGCGCACCCTGCATTCGGATCCTGGCGCCCGCTTCGACCTGGTCGTCACGCTCAACGCGGCAGACATCGTGCCGCAAGTGACCTGGGGCACCTCGCCCGAGATGGTGATCGGCGTCGATGGCCGCGTGCCGGACCCCGACCTGGAAAAAGACAGCGTCAAGCGCGATGCGATGGAAAAGGCGCTGGTTTACATGAACCTCAAGCCCAACACGGCCATCGAAGACATCCGCATCGACAAGGTATTCATCGGTTCCTGCACCAATTCGCGCATCGAGGATTTGCGCGCGGCGGCCGCCGTGGTGCGCGGCAAGTACCGCGCCTCGAACGTCACCCTGGCGCTGGTGGTGCCAGGTTCCGGCCTCGTCAAGGATCTGGCCGAGCGCGAGGGACTGGACCGCATCTTCAAGGATGCCGGCTTCGAGTGGCGCGAGCCGGGCTGCTCCATGTGCCTGGCCATGAATGCGGACCGCCTGGAGCCGGGCGAACGCTGCGCGTCTACGTCGAACCGCAACTTCGAAGGCCGGCAAGGGCAGGGCGGCCGTACCCACCTGGTGTCGCCCGCGATGGCGGCGGCGGCAGGCATCGCCGGCCACTTTGTCGACGTGCGGGGATTGCGATGA
- a CDS encoding lipoprotein, with amino-acid sequence MKKLFALLIATVILSGCNTVSGIGRDVQKVGQVVTGAGGK; translated from the coding sequence ATGAAAAAACTCTTCGCCCTCCTCATCGCCACCGTCATCCTGTCTGGCTGCAACACCGTCTCCGGCATCGGCCGCGATGTGCAGAAAGTCGGCCAGGTCGTCACTGGCGCCGGCGGAAAATAA
- the leuB gene encoding 3-isopropylmalate dehydrogenase, which translates to MKIAILPGDGIGPEIIAQAVKVLNVLGESFELETAPVGGAGYAAHGHPLPEGTLALAKAADAVLFGAVGDYQYDNLERQFRPEQAILGLRKNLGLFANLRPAILYPELAGASTLKPEVVSGLDILIIRELTGDIYFGQPRGVRECPDGPFKGQREGFDTMRYAEGEIRRIAHVAFQAAQKRDKRLTSVDKANVLETFQFWKDIVTDVHKEYPDVALDHMYVDNAAMQLVRAPKKFDVMVTGNMFGDILSDAAAMLTGSIGMLPSASLDANNKGLYEPSHGSAPDIAGKGIANPLATILSAAMMLRYSLNREEQASRIEAAVKQVLAQGLRTADIHEAGTTLVGTEAMGDAVVKALG; encoded by the coding sequence ATGAAAATTGCAATCCTGCCCGGCGACGGCATCGGTCCTGAAATCATCGCGCAAGCCGTCAAGGTCTTGAATGTGCTGGGCGAATCGTTCGAGCTGGAAACGGCGCCCGTGGGCGGCGCCGGCTATGCGGCCCATGGCCATCCCTTGCCGGAAGGCACCCTGGCCCTGGCGAAAGCGGCCGATGCCGTGCTGTTCGGCGCTGTCGGCGACTACCAGTACGACAATCTGGAGCGCCAGTTCCGTCCCGAGCAGGCGATCCTGGGCTTGCGCAAGAACCTGGGTCTGTTCGCCAACCTGCGTCCGGCCATTCTGTATCCGGAGCTGGCGGGCGCCTCGACCCTGAAGCCGGAAGTGGTGTCCGGCCTGGACATTTTGATCATCCGTGAACTGACGGGCGACATCTATTTCGGCCAGCCCCGCGGCGTGCGCGAGTGCCCGGATGGTCCGTTCAAGGGCCAGCGCGAAGGTTTTGACACCATGCGCTATGCGGAAGGGGAAATCCGCCGCATCGCCCACGTGGCTTTCCAGGCCGCGCAAAAGCGCGACAAGCGCCTCACCAGCGTGGACAAGGCGAACGTGCTGGAAACCTTCCAGTTCTGGAAAGATATCGTCACCGATGTGCACAAGGAATACCCGGATGTGGCGCTCGATCACATGTATGTCGACAACGCGGCCATGCAGTTGGTGCGGGCGCCGAAGAAATTCGACGTCATGGTGACTGGCAACATGTTCGGCGACATTCTGTCGGATGCGGCCGCCATGCTGACGGGCTCGATCGGCATGCTGCCGTCGGCCTCGCTCGACGCCAACAACAAGGGCCTGTATGAGCCGTCGCACGGCTCGGCGCCCGATATCGCGGGCAAGGGCATCGCCAATCCGCTGGCGACGATCTTGTCGGCCGCCATGATGCTGCGCTATTCGCTGAACCGCGAAGAGCAGGCAAGCCGCATCGAGGCTGCTGTCAAGCAAGTGCTGGCGCAGGGCCTGCGCACGGCCGACATCCATGAAGCGGGCACGACTTTGGTCGGTACCGAGGCGATGGGTGATGCAGTTGTAAAAGCGCTGGGATAA
- the asd gene encoding aspartate-semialdehyde dehydrogenase — translation MKLVGLVGWRGMVGSVLMQRMQEEGDFAHIEPVFFTTSNTGGAAPAMAKNETILKDANNIAELSKCDIIISCQGGDYTSAVFPQLRAAGWNGYWIDAASTLRMEKDAVIVLDPVNLHVIKDALGKGVKNYIGGNCTVSCMMMGLGGLFQHDLIDWMTSMTYQAASGGGAQHMRELLTQFGTINGSVKALLDNPASAILEIDRQVLATQHGYSPDEIKQFGAPLAGNLIPWIDKDLGNGQSKEEWKAGAETNKILGRGIDFGTKEIPVDGLCVRIGAMRCHSQALTIKLKKDVPLDEINDIIASNNQWVKFVPNTREASVRDLSPAAVTGSLTIPVGRVRKMSMGGEYLSAFTVGDQLLWGAAEPLRRMLRILLDA, via the coding sequence ATGAAATTAGTTGGCTTGGTAGGTTGGCGCGGTATGGTCGGTTCGGTCCTGATGCAGCGCATGCAGGAAGAGGGCGATTTCGCCCATATCGAACCGGTGTTTTTCACCACTTCGAATACGGGCGGCGCGGCGCCGGCCATGGCGAAGAATGAAACCATCCTCAAGGATGCCAACAACATCGCCGAACTGTCCAAGTGCGACATCATCATTTCCTGCCAGGGCGGCGACTACACGAGCGCTGTCTTCCCGCAGCTGCGCGCAGCGGGCTGGAATGGCTACTGGATCGATGCGGCATCGACCCTGCGCATGGAAAAAGACGCCGTCATCGTGCTCGACCCCGTCAACCTGCACGTCATCAAGGATGCGCTGGGCAAGGGCGTCAAGAATTACATCGGCGGCAACTGCACGGTATCGTGCATGATGATGGGCTTGGGCGGCCTGTTCCAGCACGATTTGATCGACTGGATGACGTCGATGACCTACCAGGCGGCATCGGGCGGCGGCGCGCAGCACATGCGCGAACTGCTGACGCAATTTGGCACCATCAACGGTTCCGTCAAGGCGCTGCTGGACAACCCGGCTTCCGCCATCCTGGAAATCGACCGCCAGGTGCTGGCCACCCAACACGGATATTCCCCGGACGAAATCAAGCAATTCGGCGCGCCGCTGGCCGGCAACCTGATCCCGTGGATCGACAAGGACCTGGGCAACGGCCAGTCGAAGGAAGAGTGGAAAGCGGGCGCGGAAACGAACAAGATCCTGGGCCGCGGCATCGACTTTGGCACCAAGGAAATCCCGGTGGACGGCCTGTGCGTGCGCATCGGCGCCATGCGCTGCCATTCGCAAGCCTTGACCATCAAGCTGAAAAAAGACGTGCCGCTCGATGAAATCAACGACATCATCGCCAGCAACAATCAATGGGTGAAATTCGTGCCGAACACGCGCGAAGCGTCCGTGCGCGACCTGTCGCCGGCGGCCGTCACGGGCAGCCTGACGATTCCTGTCGGCCGCGTGCGCAAGATGAGCATGGGCGGCGAATACCTGTCCGCGTTCACCGTGGGCGACCAGTTGCTGTGGGGCGCGGCCGAGCCGCTGCGCCGCATGCTGCGCATCCTGCTGGACGCGTAA